The Pyrus communis chromosome 2, drPyrComm1.1, whole genome shotgun sequence genome includes a window with the following:
- the LOC137725723 gene encoding transcriptional adapter ADA2b-like isoform X1, giving the protein MGRSRGNFHSDEDPTQRSRRKKNASIGENLESSAAGQATSEGKRDYHCNYCNKDITGKVRIKCCMCPDFDLCIECFSVGAEVTSHKSNHSYRVMDNLSFPLICPDWNADDEILLLEATEMYGLGNWAEVAEHVGTKSKEQCIEHYTNVYLNSQYFPLPDMSHVVGKNRKELLAMAKGHGEDKKGFPTLGDHNLKEESPFSPSRTKVEDTHKGGPSGRLMSSMNSDVESGLRSSGANVAAAAAGNKKPSSMAQVKDGPGVIKLEDPHAERKGKKPSSLGSKGPSLVESGYNAKRQEFDPEYDNDSEQLLADMEFKDTDTDEERELKLKVLRIYAKRLDERKRRKDFILERNLLYPNPFEEDLSPEERAICRRYDVFMCFHSKEEHDELLHTVISEHRTLKRIQELKEARAAGCRTSAEADRYLVQKRRREAEESARRVKESGQVGPSSQGGPNLFMSSESVGIGKDSNTRPAGQATSGSASEMDIMGFNGSDLLSEAEKRLCSEIRLAPPVFLKIQEVISIEIFSGRVSKRSDVHHLFKIEPNKIDRVYDMLVKKGVAQP; this is encoded by the exons ATGGGTCGTTCTCGTGGAAACTTTCACTCTGATGAGGACCCCACTCAAAG ATCAAGGAGAAAAAAGAATGCATCCATTGGAGAAAATTTAGAGTCTTCAGCTGCAG GTCAGGCAACAAGTGAAGGAAAAAGGGATTACCACTGCAATTATTGCAATAAAGACATCACAGGGAAGGTCCGAATCAAGTGTTGTATGTGCCCTGATTTTGACCTGTGTATAGAGTGTTTTTCTGTTGGAGCTGAGGTGACATCCCACAAAAGCAACCACTCTTACAGGGTTATG GACAATTTATCTTTCCCACTTATTTGCCCAGACTGGAATGCAGATGATGAAATACTGCTCCTGGAg GCAACTGAAATGTATGGATTGGGGAACTGGGCTGAAGTTGCTGAGCATGTTGGGACGAAGAGTAAAGAGCAATGCATAGAACACTACACAAATGTTTATTTGAACTCACAGTACTTTCCTCTTCCG GACATGTCACATGTTGTTGGAAAAAATAGAAAGGAGCTTCTTGCTATGGCTAAAGGGCATGGCGAGGACAAGAAAG GATTTCCTACACTGGGGGATCATAATTTGAAGGAGGAATCTCCATTTTCTCCTTCAAGAACCAA AGTGGAAGATACGCACAAAGGTGGCCCCTCTGGCCGTTTAATGTCTAGCATGAACTCTG ATGTAGAATCTGGACTTCGCTCTAGTGGTGCAAAcgtggcagcagcagcagccggTAACAAGAAACCATCCAGCATGGCCCAGGTTAAAGATGGTCCTGGTGTCATTAAACTGGAAG ATCCTCATGCGGAAAGGAAAGGGAAGAAACCAAGTTCTTTGGGGAGTAAGGGTCCTTCTTTAGTGGAGAGTGGCTATAATGCCAAAAGGCAGGAGTTCGATCCTGAATACGATAACGATTCTGAGCAGCTATTGGCTGACATGGAGTTTAAGGATACTGACACTGATGAGGAGCGTGAGCTGAAGTTAAAAGTGTTGCGAATCTATGCAAAGAG ACTTGATGAGAGGAAGCGTAGAAAGGATTTCATACTAGAAAGAAATTTATTATATCCTAATCCTTTTGAGGAGGACCTATCACCTGAAGAAAGGGCTATATGTCGACGATATGATGTCTTCATGTGTTTCCATTCCAAGGAAGAGCATGACGAATTACTTCACACAGTTATTTCAGAGCATCGCACTTTGAAAAGAATTCAAGAACTTAAG GAAGCGAGAGCTGCTGGTTGCCGTACATCGGCAGAGGCAGATAGATATCTTGTACAGAAACGAAGAAGGGAAGCTGAAGAAAGTGCTCGCAGAGTAAAGGAAAGTGGGCAAGTTGGTCCAAGCAGTCAGGGAGGTCCAAATTTGTTCATGTCCTCGGAGTCTGTTGGCATTGGCAAGGACTCAAATACAAGGCCAGCTGGACAAGCCACTTCAGGCTCTGCCAGCGAAATGGATATAATGGGATTTAATGGATCAGATTTACTGTCTGAAGCT GAGAAACGCCTCTGCAGCGAGATTAGATTGGCACCACCCGTTTTCCTTAAGATACAAGAAGTTATATCAATTGAAATCTTCAGTGGCAGAGTCAGTAAAAGATCAGATGTCCATCACCTATTCAAGATTGAACCTAATAAGATCGACAGGGTTTATGACATGCTCGTGAAAAAGGGTGTCGCTCAGCCTTGA
- the LOC137725723 gene encoding transcriptional adapter ADA2b-like isoform X2 produces MGRSRGNFHSDEDPTQRSRRKKNASIGENLESSAAGQATSEGKRDYHCNYCNKDITGKVRIKCCMCPDFDLCIECFSVGAEVTSHKSNHSYRVMDNLSFPLICPDWNADDEILLLEATEMYGLGNWAEVAEHVGTKSKEQCIEHYTNVYLNSQYFPLPDMSHVVGKNRKELLAMAKGHGEDKKGFPTLGDHNLKEESPFSPSRTKVEDTHKGGPSGRLMSSMNSDVESGLRSSGANVAAAAAGNKKPSSMAQVKDGPGVIKLEDPHAESGYNAKRQEFDPEYDNDSEQLLADMEFKDTDTDEERELKLKVLRIYAKRLDERKRRKDFILERNLLYPNPFEEDLSPEERAICRRYDVFMCFHSKEEHDELLHTVISEHRTLKRIQELKEARAAGCRTSAEADRYLVQKRRREAEESARRVKESGQVGPSSQGGPNLFMSSESVGIGKDSNTRPAGQATSGSASEMDIMGFNGSDLLSEAEKRLCSEIRLAPPVFLKIQEVISIEIFSGRVSKRSDVHHLFKIEPNKIDRVYDMLVKKGVAQP; encoded by the exons ATGGGTCGTTCTCGTGGAAACTTTCACTCTGATGAGGACCCCACTCAAAG ATCAAGGAGAAAAAAGAATGCATCCATTGGAGAAAATTTAGAGTCTTCAGCTGCAG GTCAGGCAACAAGTGAAGGAAAAAGGGATTACCACTGCAATTATTGCAATAAAGACATCACAGGGAAGGTCCGAATCAAGTGTTGTATGTGCCCTGATTTTGACCTGTGTATAGAGTGTTTTTCTGTTGGAGCTGAGGTGACATCCCACAAAAGCAACCACTCTTACAGGGTTATG GACAATTTATCTTTCCCACTTATTTGCCCAGACTGGAATGCAGATGATGAAATACTGCTCCTGGAg GCAACTGAAATGTATGGATTGGGGAACTGGGCTGAAGTTGCTGAGCATGTTGGGACGAAGAGTAAAGAGCAATGCATAGAACACTACACAAATGTTTATTTGAACTCACAGTACTTTCCTCTTCCG GACATGTCACATGTTGTTGGAAAAAATAGAAAGGAGCTTCTTGCTATGGCTAAAGGGCATGGCGAGGACAAGAAAG GATTTCCTACACTGGGGGATCATAATTTGAAGGAGGAATCTCCATTTTCTCCTTCAAGAACCAA AGTGGAAGATACGCACAAAGGTGGCCCCTCTGGCCGTTTAATGTCTAGCATGAACTCTG ATGTAGAATCTGGACTTCGCTCTAGTGGTGCAAAcgtggcagcagcagcagccggTAACAAGAAACCATCCAGCATGGCCCAGGTTAAAGATGGTCCTGGTGTCATTAAACTGGAAG ATCCTCATGCGGA GAGTGGCTATAATGCCAAAAGGCAGGAGTTCGATCCTGAATACGATAACGATTCTGAGCAGCTATTGGCTGACATGGAGTTTAAGGATACTGACACTGATGAGGAGCGTGAGCTGAAGTTAAAAGTGTTGCGAATCTATGCAAAGAG ACTTGATGAGAGGAAGCGTAGAAAGGATTTCATACTAGAAAGAAATTTATTATATCCTAATCCTTTTGAGGAGGACCTATCACCTGAAGAAAGGGCTATATGTCGACGATATGATGTCTTCATGTGTTTCCATTCCAAGGAAGAGCATGACGAATTACTTCACACAGTTATTTCAGAGCATCGCACTTTGAAAAGAATTCAAGAACTTAAG GAAGCGAGAGCTGCTGGTTGCCGTACATCGGCAGAGGCAGATAGATATCTTGTACAGAAACGAAGAAGGGAAGCTGAAGAAAGTGCTCGCAGAGTAAAGGAAAGTGGGCAAGTTGGTCCAAGCAGTCAGGGAGGTCCAAATTTGTTCATGTCCTCGGAGTCTGTTGGCATTGGCAAGGACTCAAATACAAGGCCAGCTGGACAAGCCACTTCAGGCTCTGCCAGCGAAATGGATATAATGGGATTTAATGGATCAGATTTACTGTCTGAAGCT GAGAAACGCCTCTGCAGCGAGATTAGATTGGCACCACCCGTTTTCCTTAAGATACAAGAAGTTATATCAATTGAAATCTTCAGTGGCAGAGTCAGTAAAAGATCAGATGTCCATCACCTATTCAAGATTGAACCTAATAAGATCGACAGGGTTTATGACATGCTCGTGAAAAAGGGTGTCGCTCAGCCTTGA